Proteins encoded by one window of Polyangiaceae bacterium:
- a CDS encoding (2Fe-2S)-binding protein — MAYRREPPQNPVEVVHDGDVVVAERGEPLAWTLIGADRVLLTRSPKLHRPRGPYCLRGACEGCLARVNGDPNVMTCLHPVQGGEQVDTQNVLGSRSLDVLRATDFLFPRGMDHHRLLAGVAGVSTVVQKFARRIAGLGRMPDADLETPAARRRDVDVLIVGGGNTGLAVAGELAGLQTLLVDDGPHLGGALGALAPERVAERIGAARAAGAELAPRTTAIALSREPEAGPGLWALLIDERGATLARAKRVVLAPGEHDVALAYEGNDIPGTLSARAALWLWNGGIAAGRKVVLIGNGRYADAFANAARGVIDISRVAPENVIAVNGDSRVSGVVVRDGPKKHKLDADAVLVDGPGAPAFELAVQAGAEAPFSPPRGYCPRASADGQVAPETWAAGSVLGPGRVADAARVAAAVQRSLS; from the coding sequence ATGGCCTACCGCCGTGAGCCTCCCCAAAACCCCGTCGAGGTGGTGCACGACGGGGACGTGGTGGTGGCCGAACGCGGGGAGCCGCTGGCCTGGACGCTGATCGGCGCCGATCGCGTGCTCCTCACCCGAAGCCCGAAGCTGCATCGACCGCGGGGCCCCTATTGCCTGCGGGGAGCGTGCGAGGGCTGCCTCGCGCGGGTGAACGGCGACCCCAACGTCATGACCTGCCTGCACCCGGTACAGGGGGGCGAGCAGGTCGACACCCAAAACGTGCTCGGCTCGCGCAGCTTGGACGTTTTGCGGGCGACGGACTTCTTGTTCCCCCGCGGCATGGATCACCATCGCCTGCTGGCCGGCGTGGCCGGCGTCTCCACCGTGGTGCAAAAGTTCGCGCGTCGCATCGCCGGTCTCGGACGCATGCCCGACGCGGATCTCGAGACTCCTGCCGCGCGCCGTCGAGACGTCGACGTGCTGATCGTGGGCGGGGGCAACACGGGCCTCGCGGTTGCCGGCGAGCTCGCTGGTCTGCAAACGTTGCTGGTCGACGATGGTCCCCACCTCGGTGGCGCCCTCGGCGCGCTGGCCCCCGAGCGCGTGGCCGAGCGAATCGGCGCCGCCCGAGCCGCGGGCGCGGAGCTCGCGCCCCGTACGACGGCCATCGCGCTATCGCGAGAGCCGGAAGCGGGACCGGGCCTGTGGGCACTGTTGATCGACGAACGGGGCGCCACCCTGGCCCGCGCCAAGCGCGTGGTGCTCGCGCCGGGGGAGCACGACGTCGCGCTGGCCTACGAAGGCAACGACATCCCTGGCACCCTGTCCGCCCGCGCCGCCCTGTGGCTCTGGAATGGCGGCATCGCCGCGGGACGCAAGGTGGTGCTGATCGGCAACGGCCGCTACGCCGATGCCTTTGCCAACGCGGCTCGAGGAGTCATCGACATCTCCCGGGTGGCGCCCGAGAACGTCATCGCCGTCAACGGAGACTCCCGCGTGAGCGGTGTTGTGGTGCGCGACGGCCCCAAGAAGCACAAGCTCGATGCCGACGCAGTGCTCGTCGACGGCCCCGGCGCGCCGGCCTTCGAGCTCGCCGTTCAAGCGGGCGCCGAAGCGCCGTTCTCGCCGCCCCGCGGCTACTGTCCGCGCGCCAGCGCGGACGGTCAGGTGGCGCCGGAGACCTGGGCTGCCGGAAGCGTGCTCGGGCCCGGACGCGTGGCGGACGCGGCACGCGTCGCGGCCGCCGTCCAGCGCTCCCTCAGCTGA
- a CDS encoding heme exporter protein CcmB, which translates to MVDDPAAEAPLVRGKDRTPPRPPGWWTQATVILGKDLRIEVQSGEVVTTSAFFAALVVVIASFSLFGGPTSKRLVASAVIWLSIAFAAVLSLARAWQREREEGALTGLLVSPVSRSAIFAGKAVGLLSFLAVVEIVVVPLTALLFSVDLLKYSAGLIAIIAVATPGIAATGTLFGAMTVRTRARDLLLAIVLFPLLAPTLLTAVAATRELFGGAPFSELGDYFKLMGVFDVVFVSGGLTLFGTLVES; encoded by the coding sequence ATGGTCGACGATCCCGCCGCCGAAGCGCCCTTGGTCCGTGGCAAGGACCGGACGCCGCCCCGCCCACCCGGGTGGTGGACGCAGGCTACGGTGATCTTGGGGAAGGACCTCCGCATCGAGGTGCAGAGCGGAGAGGTGGTGACCACCAGCGCGTTCTTTGCGGCGTTGGTGGTGGTGATCGCGTCGTTCTCGCTGTTCGGCGGCCCCACCTCCAAGCGCTTGGTGGCCTCCGCCGTGATCTGGCTCAGCATCGCCTTCGCCGCGGTGTTGAGCTTGGCGCGCGCCTGGCAGCGCGAACGCGAGGAAGGCGCGCTGACGGGGCTCTTGGTATCGCCGGTGTCGCGCAGCGCGATCTTCGCGGGCAAGGCGGTGGGTCTGCTCTCGTTCTTGGCGGTGGTGGAGATCGTGGTGGTGCCGCTCACGGCGCTGCTCTTTTCCGTGGATCTCTTGAAGTACTCCGCCGGGCTCATCGCCATCATCGCGGTGGCGACGCCGGGGATCGCCGCTACGGGAACGCTGTTCGGCGCGATGACGGTGCGCACACGCGCGCGGGATCTGCTGCTCGCCATCGTGCTGTTTCCGCTGCTCGCGCCCACGCTGCTCACCGCGGTGGCGGCGACGCGGGAGCTGTTCGGCGGCGCGCCGTTTTCCGAGCTCGGGGACTACTTCAAGCTGATGGGCGTGTTCGACGTGGTGTTCGTCAGTGGTGGGCTGACGCTGTTCGGCACGCTGGTCGAGAGCTGA
- a CDS encoding DUF2505 family protein, translating into MADVVIEHTYNCSEDTFWDKIFFDEEYNQRMFKEALEFPHYEVTKSEDGDKEVRRTVNVVPKLGPMPGPVKKLIGDGLGYEEEGVYDKATRKYSIKITPNKLADKINITGKMYTKPEGDGKLKRVFECSVNAKIFGIGGLLEKQIIGDMQTSYAKAAEFTNKFVAEKGL; encoded by the coding sequence ATGGCCGACGTAGTCATCGAGCACACCTACAACTGCAGTGAAGACACCTTCTGGGACAAGATCTTCTTCGACGAGGAATACAACCAGCGCATGTTCAAGGAAGCGCTGGAGTTTCCTCACTACGAGGTGACCAAGTCCGAGGACGGGGACAAGGAAGTCCGCCGCACCGTCAACGTGGTGCCCAAGCTCGGTCCCATGCCGGGCCCGGTCAAGAAGCTGATCGGTGATGGTCTGGGGTACGAAGAAGAAGGCGTCTACGACAAGGCGACGCGAAAGTACTCGATCAAGATCACGCCCAACAAGTTGGCGGACAAGATCAACATCACGGGCAAGATGTACACGAAGCCGGAGGGCGACGGTAAGCTCAAGCGCGTGTTCGAGTGCAGCGTGAACGCGAAGATCTTCGGCATCGGCGGTCTGCTAGAGAAGCAGATCATCGGCGACATGCAGACCAGCTACGCCAAAGCCGCCGAGTTCACGAACAAGTTCGTGGCCGAGAAGGGCCTCTGA
- a CDS encoding glutamate--tRNA ligase, producing MSPRVRFAPSPSGYLHIGGARTALFNWLWARSQGGQFILRIEDTDQDRSSIESVRAILDSMRWLGLDWDEGPEVGGDRGPYFQSERKDLYRAAVERLIERGHAYRCYCTKEELDRARAELKAKDPKAQFVYPGTCRNRKDSPDLPHVVRFKSPDSGVTRFVDKVFGEVSTPNEVQQDFVIVRTDGFPLYNLAAVVDDHEMGITLVARGRDHIGNTPQQVLLYQAFGWDPPDFAHLPMMLSPKGDKLSKRNASVGVQDYRDRGYTPMGVLNYLVRFGWSHGDQEIFSRDELIQLFTWERVNKSDGKFDEKKFADVAFEHLKDPELTTVDEYAAWVKPFLTARGIDRAADDQLRAAIGTVRERARTLVDAANAVDYYFREPPELDAAAKTKFLTPASAPQLEALAALYQSVEPWEAEKLESALRELVESRGLKMKEVAQPARVALTGRTASPPLFDVMVVLGKAKSLARLSKAAEIAKAG from the coding sequence ATGTCTCCGCGCGTGCGCTTCGCTCCGTCACCCAGCGGCTATCTGCACATTGGAGGCGCGCGCACGGCGCTCTTCAACTGGCTGTGGGCGCGAAGCCAAGGCGGCCAGTTCATCCTGCGTATCGAGGACACCGACCAGGACCGTTCGAGCATCGAGAGCGTTCGCGCCATCCTCGACTCCATGCGCTGGCTCGGCCTCGACTGGGACGAGGGGCCGGAGGTGGGAGGCGACCGCGGCCCGTACTTCCAAAGCGAGCGCAAGGATCTGTACCGCGCGGCAGTGGAGCGCTTGATTGAGCGCGGGCACGCCTACCGCTGCTACTGCACGAAGGAAGAGCTCGACCGGGCCCGCGCGGAGCTCAAGGCGAAAGACCCGAAGGCGCAGTTCGTCTACCCCGGCACCTGTCGCAATCGCAAGGACTCGCCGGACCTGCCCCACGTGGTGCGCTTCAAGTCACCGGACAGCGGCGTCACGCGCTTCGTCGACAAGGTGTTCGGCGAGGTGAGCACGCCCAACGAGGTGCAGCAGGACTTCGTCATCGTGCGCACCGACGGCTTCCCGCTCTACAACTTGGCCGCGGTGGTCGACGACCACGAGATGGGCATCACGTTGGTGGCGCGGGGTCGGGATCACATCGGCAACACGCCGCAGCAGGTGCTGCTGTACCAGGCATTTGGCTGGGATCCGCCGGATTTCGCCCACTTGCCCATGATGCTCTCGCCCAAGGGGGACAAGCTCAGCAAGCGCAATGCTTCCGTCGGCGTGCAGGACTATCGCGACCGCGGCTACACGCCGATGGGCGTCTTGAACTACCTGGTTCGCTTCGGTTGGTCCCACGGAGATCAGGAGATCTTCAGCCGGGACGAGCTGATTCAGCTGTTCACTTGGGAGCGCGTGAACAAGAGCGACGGCAAGTTCGACGAGAAGAAATTTGCCGACGTCGCCTTCGAGCACCTCAAGGATCCCGAGCTCACCACGGTGGACGAGTATGCGGCGTGGGTGAAGCCGTTCCTCACGGCCCGCGGCATCGACCGAGCTGCGGATGACCAGCTCCGCGCCGCCATCGGCACGGTGCGCGAGCGCGCCCGCACGCTGGTGGATGCGGCCAACGCCGTCGACTACTACTTCCGCGAGCCGCCCGAGCTCGACGCCGCGGCGAAGACCAAGTTCTTGACCCCGGCGTCAGCGCCGCAGCTCGAGGCGCTCGCCGCGCTGTATCAGAGCGTGGAGCCCTGGGAAGCGGAGAAGCTGGAGTCCGCGCTCCGCGAGCTGGTCGAGAGCCGTGGGCTCAAGATGAAGGAAGTGGCGCAGCCGGCGCGGGTCGCGCTCACCGGTCGCACCGCGAGCCCGCCGCTGTTCGACGTGATGGTGGTGTTGGGCAAGGCCAAGAGCCTGGCGCGCCTGTCGAAGGCCGCGGAAATCGCCAAGGCCGGCTGA
- a CDS encoding CPBP family intramembrane metalloprotease: protein MHPLIAAPENLTLPLTRLHVVSWFDSLLGYPPIKALLPIPILAAIAPVIYWFFKDTWRQLNHEAAAYRAEQEAKDVMDLRPAACMVIVAVVLTLQEYYGGRQFYDQLIRPWLQELERGGASWVKLHKYDEYYGYCWWVATRVIGYVLVPLPLWKLLFPKDSLLDMGYRVRGFFSHLWIYGLCLAVVLPAMLLVASQPDFGNYYPFYKASSRSWFDFLIWEGIYWLQFLSLEMFFRGWIVGALRKSMGAGAIFAMAVPYCMIHYGKPYLEANGAIVAGIVLGSLAMRTRSIYSGFLVHITVAFLMDFLALWKRGALPVHFWAPG, encoded by the coding sequence ATGCACCCGCTGATCGCGGCTCCCGAAAACCTGACGCTGCCGCTGACCCGGCTGCACGTGGTCTCGTGGTTCGACTCCTTGCTCGGCTACCCGCCGATCAAGGCGCTGCTACCGATCCCCATCTTGGCGGCCATCGCCCCCGTCATCTACTGGTTCTTCAAGGACACCTGGCGACAGCTGAACCACGAAGCCGCCGCCTACCGCGCCGAGCAAGAAGCCAAAGACGTGATGGATCTGCGGCCTGCCGCCTGCATGGTGATCGTCGCGGTGGTGCTCACCTTGCAGGAGTACTACGGCGGGCGGCAGTTCTACGACCAGCTGATCCGACCCTGGCTGCAGGAGCTGGAGCGGGGTGGCGCCAGCTGGGTGAAGCTCCACAAGTACGACGAGTACTACGGCTACTGCTGGTGGGTGGCGACCCGCGTGATCGGCTACGTGCTGGTGCCGCTGCCTCTTTGGAAGCTGCTGTTCCCGAAGGACAGCCTGCTCGACATGGGCTACCGGGTGCGCGGCTTCTTCAGCCACCTATGGATCTACGGGCTGTGCTTGGCGGTGGTGTTGCCCGCCATGCTGCTGGTCGCCTCTCAGCCGGACTTCGGCAACTACTACCCGTTTTACAAGGCGAGCTCCCGCAGCTGGTTCGACTTCCTGATCTGGGAAGGCATCTACTGGCTGCAGTTCCTGTCGCTGGAAATGTTCTTCCGCGGTTGGATCGTCGGGGCATTGCGCAAGAGCATGGGCGCCGGGGCCATCTTCGCCATGGCCGTGCCCTACTGCATGATCCACTACGGCAAGCCCTACCTGGAGGCGAACGGCGCCATCGTCGCCGGCATCGTCCTGGGCTCCCTGGCCATGCGCACCCGCAGCATCTACTCCGGCTTCCTGGTCCACATCACCGTGGCGTTCTTGATGGATTTCCTGGCTCTGTGGAAGCGCGGCGCACTCCCAGTTCACTTCTGGGCGCCCGGCTAG
- the speA gene encoding biosynthetic arginine decarboxylase, whose amino-acid sequence MNDSSDNGSDSGGWTPAKSAALYQVNGWGVPYFSVNERGRMVVTPDPDRNASIDLHELTQGVKERGIDLPVLIRFSDIVAHRIRRLNECFQQAIREHEYPASYRGVFPVKVNQQRHLVETIVEAGRPWQYGLEAGSKPELLIALATMQDVGGLIICNGYKDLSYIETALVAQKFDKTVIVVMERADELDVVLRASEKLGIRPVLGVRAKLTAKGVGRWADSAGDRAKFGLTTSEVVELVDRLAEKDMLDSLKLLHFHIGSQISSIIPIKNAIQEAANIYVELAKMGCEMGYLDVGGGLAIDYDGSKTDFHASKNYTLGEYAADIVSHVQAACTKANVAPPTLVSESGRAVAAHHSVLVFEVVGSSEVRFGEPVEPTAEAHRLLKDMYETYKGISAKNVQESFHDASQGKEEAQNLFKYGYLGLRERAQAERLFWACCEKIQERLRRLKFVPEELWHLEQTLSSIYYCNFSLFQSAPDIWAIDQLFPIMPIHRLEEEPDVTARLADLTCDSDGMIDRFIDVEEDKKVLEVHEFRRGEPYYLAMFLNGAYQEILGDLHNLFGDTNAIHVSVTDEGYELRHVIKGDSIEEVLRYVEYIPDHMVEAVRRQAERAVASGRLTTEQMRTLMQHYESALRSYTYLTE is encoded by the coding sequence TTGAACGACTCGAGCGACAACGGAAGCGACAGCGGCGGCTGGACGCCAGCGAAGAGCGCAGCGCTCTACCAGGTGAACGGCTGGGGCGTGCCCTACTTCTCGGTCAACGAACGTGGCCGGATGGTCGTCACGCCGGATCCGGATCGTAACGCGAGCATCGATCTGCACGAGCTCACTCAGGGCGTGAAGGAGCGCGGCATCGATCTCCCGGTCCTGATCCGCTTCTCCGACATCGTCGCACACCGCATCCGTCGCTTGAACGAGTGCTTCCAGCAAGCCATCCGCGAGCACGAGTATCCGGCGAGCTACCGTGGCGTGTTCCCGGTCAAGGTGAACCAGCAGCGCCACCTGGTGGAGACCATCGTGGAAGCCGGCCGGCCCTGGCAGTACGGGCTGGAAGCCGGGTCCAAGCCGGAGCTGCTCATCGCGCTGGCCACCATGCAGGACGTGGGCGGCCTCATCATCTGCAACGGCTACAAGGACCTGAGCTACATCGAAACCGCCCTCGTCGCGCAGAAGTTCGACAAGACGGTGATCGTGGTGATGGAACGCGCGGACGAGCTCGACGTCGTGCTCCGCGCGTCGGAAAAGCTCGGCATCCGCCCGGTGCTCGGTGTGCGCGCCAAGCTCACGGCCAAGGGCGTGGGCCGCTGGGCGGACTCCGCGGGGGACCGCGCCAAGTTCGGTCTCACCACCTCGGAGGTGGTGGAGCTCGTGGATCGGCTGGCCGAGAAGGACATGCTCGATTCCCTGAAGCTCCTGCACTTTCACATCGGCAGTCAGATCTCGAGCATCATCCCGATCAAGAACGCCATCCAGGAAGCCGCCAACATCTACGTGGAGCTCGCCAAGATGGGCTGCGAGATGGGCTACTTGGACGTCGGCGGCGGCCTCGCCATCGACTACGACGGCTCCAAGACGGACTTCCACGCGTCCAAGAACTACACCCTCGGCGAGTACGCCGCGGACATCGTCTCTCACGTCCAGGCAGCGTGCACCAAGGCCAACGTGGCCCCCCCCACGCTCGTCAGCGAGAGCGGCCGCGCGGTGGCCGCTCACCACTCCGTGCTCGTGTTCGAGGTGGTTGGCTCCAGCGAGGTGCGCTTCGGCGAGCCGGTGGAGCCCACAGCGGAAGCCCACCGGCTGCTCAAGGACATGTACGAGACGTACAAGGGCATCAGCGCCAAGAACGTCCAGGAGAGCTTCCACGACGCGTCCCAGGGCAAGGAAGAAGCGCAGAACCTCTTCAAGTACGGCTACTTGGGCCTCCGGGAGCGCGCCCAAGCGGAGCGCCTGTTCTGGGCCTGCTGCGAGAAGATCCAGGAACGCTTGCGGCGGCTCAAGTTCGTGCCGGAAGAGCTCTGGCACCTGGAGCAGACGCTTTCCTCCATCTACTACTGCAACTTCAGTCTGTTCCAGTCCGCGCCGGACATCTGGGCCATCGATCAGCTGTTCCCGATCATGCCCATCCACCGGCTCGAGGAAGAGCCGGACGTCACCGCACGCCTCGCGGATCTCACCTGCGACAGCGACGGCATGATCGACCGCTTCATCGACGTGGAAGAGGACAAGAAGGTCCTCGAGGTGCACGAGTTCCGCCGTGGCGAGCCGTACTACCTGGCCATGTTCCTGAACGGCGCCTACCAAGAGATCCTCGGAGACCTCCACAACTTGTTCGGCGACACCAACGCCATCCACGTGAGCGTCACGGATGAAGGCTACGAGCTCCGCCACGTGATCAAGGGCGACAGCATCGAAGAGGTGCTGCGCTACGTGGAGTACATCCCCGATCACATGGTGGAGGCAGTGCGCCGCCAGGCCGAGCGCGCCGTGGCCAGCGGACGCCTCACGACGGAGCAGATGCGCACCCTCATGCAGCACTACGAATCCGCGCTGCGCAGCTACACGTACCTCACGGAATAG
- a CDS encoding four helix bundle protein, with protein MLRIYSDMLDWIEDLAEPITRVEKHDPDLARQLRRASRSVVLNTAEGMDARGRNKSAKYTIALSEMRESCAALEVSVRLRYIPPLPAAIEDRSQKIIGTLYRLAHSRAR; from the coding sequence ATGCTCAGAATCTACTCGGACATGCTCGATTGGATAGAAGACCTGGCGGAGCCCATCACTCGGGTCGAAAAACACGATCCAGATCTCGCGCGGCAACTTCGCCGAGCGTCGCGGTCGGTCGTCTTGAACACCGCAGAAGGAATGGATGCGCGCGGCAGGAACAAGAGCGCCAAGTACACCATTGCGCTCAGCGAGATGCGCGAGAGCTGCGCGGCGCTGGAGGTCAGTGTCAGGCTTCGCTACATCCCGCCACTTCCAGCCGCCATCGAAGATCGCTCGCAGAAGATCATCGGCACCTTGTACCGGCTGGCGCATTCTCGAGCGCGCTGA
- a CDS encoding four helix bundle protein, with protein MLRIYSDMLDWIETLAELIERIEKHDPDLARQLRRASRSVVLNTAEGMDARGRNKSAKYTIALSEMRESYAALEVSVRLRYIPPLPAAIEDRSQKIIGTLYRLAHSRAR; from the coding sequence ATGCTCAGAATCTACTCGGACATGCTCGATTGGATCGAAACGTTGGCGGAGCTCATCGAGCGCATCGAAAAGCACGATCCAGATCTCGCGCGGCAGCTTCGCCGAGCGTCGCGGTCGGTCGTCTTGAACACCGCAGAAGGAATGGACGCGCGCGGCAGGAACAAGAGCGCCAAGTACACCATCGCGCTCAGCGAGATGCGCGAGAGCTACGCGGCGCTGGAGGTCAGTGTCAGGCTTCGCTACATCCCGCCACTTCCAGCCGCCATCGAAGATCGCTCGCAGAAGATCATCGGCACCTTGTACCGGCTGGCGCATTCTCGAGCGCGCTGA
- a CDS encoding lytic transglycosylase domain-containing protein has translation MNPLRWSPSVSRWSRRLATTFAAATLTLATSGRADIYKTVDKDGVISFTNSPSKGGKLVAKDRPKVSAVMPSDSSPERFTRYDVHIRHAATLYQIPEELVRAVIKVESDYDPRAVSHANAHGLMQLVPETAERMMVTDSFDPRQNIFGGVRYLRVLANMFNGDLELTIAAYNAGENAVIRYGGIPPYEETRQYVAKVLAYYRHYRTVTAMYGAR, from the coding sequence ATGAACCCGCTCCGCTGGTCTCCCTCCGTCTCCCGCTGGTCCCGCCGTCTGGCCACGACCTTTGCGGCGGCCACTCTGACGCTGGCCACCTCCGGCCGCGCGGACATCTACAAGACGGTGGACAAGGACGGCGTGATCTCGTTCACGAACTCCCCATCCAAGGGCGGGAAGCTGGTGGCGAAGGATCGCCCGAAGGTGAGCGCGGTGATGCCGTCGGACAGCTCGCCGGAGCGCTTCACCCGCTACGACGTCCACATTCGCCACGCCGCCACCCTGTATCAAATCCCGGAAGAGCTGGTGCGCGCGGTGATCAAGGTGGAGAGCGACTACGACCCGCGCGCAGTGTCCCACGCGAACGCCCATGGCTTGATGCAGCTGGTGCCGGAGACCGCCGAGCGCATGATGGTGACGGACTCCTTCGACCCACGGCAGAACATCTTTGGCGGCGTGCGCTACCTGCGCGTGCTGGCCAACATGTTCAACGGCGATCTGGAGCTCACCATCGCCGCATACAACGCCGGTGAAAACGCCGTGATTCGCTACGGCGGCATTCCGCCCTACGAAGAAACGCGGCAGTACGTGGCCAAGGTGCTCGCCTACTATCGTCACTACCGCACGGTCACGGCGATGTACGGCGCGCGCTAA
- a CDS encoding transcriptional regulator, translated as MKKVGRPSGRFTQHRRLDMLQELLARHPRGLSLYDLADSLDVSPRTLRRYLKEIEREYNLESKAVRGGGPLLWRIRASELPRKVELRRTQAYAILAARRLFEPMRGSALFDEIDLAITKLLAFAQRPGRGPNAGLADARLEDRFLYLPHAPKNYREKTDELDDLFQAVSDLRPLTLSYRSAGKASEERITIHPYAMVLHRDSIYCVAQHVDKGDIRTFLLDRMRDTECSYTQRFELPESFDVEDYFQGEFGIWKGREKHKVVIDFDARAVEYVRMRKVHATQKLSGIAGGGVRLTMTVGNLNPVTSWVLEWGARARVVSPPELVERVKGELAGALAGYDKSPAKKKTSKKRRP; from the coding sequence ATGAAGAAGGTCGGACGGCCGAGCGGACGCTTCACCCAGCACCGACGCCTCGACATGCTCCAAGAGCTCTTGGCGCGGCACCCGCGTGGCCTCTCGCTTTACGATCTCGCGGATTCCTTGGACGTGAGCCCGCGCACGCTGCGTCGCTACCTCAAGGAGATCGAACGCGAGTACAACCTCGAGAGCAAGGCCGTGCGGGGCGGCGGGCCGCTGCTCTGGCGCATCCGGGCCAGTGAGCTCCCCCGCAAGGTGGAGCTCCGACGTACGCAGGCGTACGCCATTCTGGCCGCGCGGCGGCTGTTCGAGCCGATGCGAGGGTCGGCCTTGTTCGACGAGATCGATCTCGCCATCACCAAGCTCCTCGCCTTCGCCCAGCGACCGGGTCGCGGCCCGAACGCCGGCCTCGCGGACGCCCGGCTCGAGGACCGCTTCTTGTACCTGCCCCACGCTCCCAAGAACTACCGCGAGAAGACCGACGAGCTCGACGACCTGTTCCAGGCCGTGTCGGACCTCCGACCCCTGACGCTTTCCTACCGCAGCGCGGGCAAGGCCAGTGAGGAGCGCATCACCATCCACCCCTACGCCATGGTGCTGCACCGAGACTCCATCTACTGCGTGGCCCAACACGTCGACAAGGGCGACATCCGCACGTTCCTCCTCGACCGCATGCGCGACACCGAATGCTCCTATACCCAGCGCTTCGAGCTGCCCGAGAGCTTCGACGTGGAGGACTACTTTCAGGGCGAATTCGGCATCTGGAAGGGCCGCGAAAAGCACAAGGTCGTGATCGATTTCGACGCCCGCGCGGTGGAGTACGTGCGCATGCGCAAGGTCCACGCCACGCAGAAACTCTCCGGTATCGCCGGGGGCGGAGTGCGTTTGACCATGACCGTGGGCAACCTCAATCCGGTCACCAGCTGGGTGCTCGAGTGGGGCGCCCGCGCCCGCGTGGTGTCACCGCCGGAGCTCGTGGAACGCGTGAAGGGCGAGCTCGCCGGAGCGCTCGCCGGCTACGACAAGAGCCCCGCCAAGAAGAAGACCAGCAAGAAGCGCCGCCCTTAG